In Gadus chalcogrammus isolate NIFS_2021 chromosome 23, NIFS_Gcha_1.0, whole genome shotgun sequence, a genomic segment contains:
- the LOC130376759 gene encoding NACHT, LRR and PYD domains-containing protein 12-like isoform X3, translated as MRRLIDILCKHVLLKTLLNMSGLQSTMDEQREEASPTSKTTLSGEHGHQIKAQSPEQQERTDSPGPSCVSMKSDRSMGRPPDAGKDGSPSREHDTLHVSMKSDGSMYHPIGCKDGTQSIEKRRVQQERTDSPSPSCVSMKSDRSMGRPPEFKDGRPSREHDTLHFSMKSDGSMDHPIGCKDGTQSIEKRRVQQERTHSPSPSCVSMKSDRSMGRPPEFKDGRPSREHDTLHVSMKSDGSMDHPIGCKDGTLSIEKRVQQERTHSPSPSCVSMKSDRSMGRPPEFKDGRPSREHDTLHVSMKSDGSMDHPIGCKDGTQSIEKRRVQQERTHSPSPSCVSMKSDRSMGRPPGFKDGRPSREEWRHQERSKITSAQSLQQHQAELIKRAEENAHYFLDNELKKLWRDIFLHYPQCSESPREEEEVEEVEGKNKEQRRLAIEGVVEITKLCLMEMNQEEQADSLWSGVVAVQCQHKLKSLLKEKFKGGVEGIAKAGQPTGLNEIYTELFITESGSGEVNKEHEVRLIETASRKSVKEETPIRCEDIFKPLPGQDQPIRTIITTGMAGIGKTVLTHKFTLDWAEGKTNHDIHFTFLFTFRELNLLEGKEFSLEELLHHFYLEIKEAGICRYNRFQVVLIFDGLDECRLPLDFQNNQILTDVTEPTSVDVLLTNLIRGDLLPSARIWITARPAAANTIPAIFVDMVTEVRGFTDQQKEEYFRKRFREETLANTIISHVKKSRSLHIMCHIPVFCWITSTVLEDFFKASQIEEMPNTVTQLYIHFLWVQSIQGDRKYHGRAETNPHWSSESRDIIVSLGKLAFNQLEKGQLIFYEEDLAECGIDIRAASGYSGVFTQIFKEECGLYQDKVFCFVHLSIQEFLAALYVFLSFIKNGVNLLSEEKLTLCGMKPKVQLLYQSAVDKALQSENGHLDLFLRFLLGLSLETNQLLLRGMLKKTRRSSKTNQRTIHYIKEKISGDLSPERSINLFHCLNELNDPSLVEEIQQYLQSGSISTESLFPAQWSALVFILLSSEEDLDVFDLKKYSASEDGLLRLLPVVKASKTSLLNGCHLSERCCKALASVLSSNSCGLRELDLSTNDLQDSGVKLLSAGLTSPHCSLETLRLNGCHLSERCCEALASVLSSNSFSLRKLDLSTNDLQDSGVKLLAAGLGSPNCKLETLRLSGCLVTQEGCASLASALSSNPSHLRELDLSYNHPGELGATLLSAGLEDPRWKLDTLSVEHGGVWRLKPALKKYACELTLDQNTAHRQLSLSEDIRKGTRDEKEQSYPDHLQRFDSWRQVLSRESLTGRCYWEVEKEGSVTIGVTYRGITRRGWGNDSRLGWNHMSWSLVMYDGDDYIARYNGSKTIIRLPPVDSNRVGVYLDRPAGTLSFYTVSQDVGGSSDTLTHIHTFQSTFTQKDLLCGFRLWSDCSSVSLCPL; from the exons ATGAGAAGATTGATTGATATTTTATGCAAACATGTACTTCTAAAAACATTATTAAATATGTCAG gtctccagtctactatggatgaacagagagaggaggcgagTCCTACCTCTAAAACCACTCTCTCTGGGGAACATGGGCACCAGATCAAAGCtcagag cccagagcaacAGGAGAGaacagactcccctggacccagctgtgtctccatgaagagtgaccgctcaATGGGGCGTCCACCTGACGCTGGAAAAGATGGAAGCCCCTCCAGAGAACATGACACTCTTCATGTTTCCATGAAGAGTGACGGCTCTATGTATCATCCTATTGGATGTAAAGATGGAactcagtctattgagaagag AAGAGTTCAGCAGGAAAGAACCGACTCCCCTtcacccagctgtgtctccatgaagagtgaccgctctatgggtCGTCCACCTGaatttaaagatggacgcccctccagagaacaTGACACTCTTCATTTTTCCATGAAGAGTGATGGCTCTATGGATCATCCTATTGGATGTAAAGATGGAACtcagtctattgagaaaag AAGAGTTCAGCAGGAAAGAACCCACTCCCCTtcacccagctgtgtctccatgaagagtgaccgctctatgggtCGTCCACCTGaatttaaagatggacgcccctccagagaacaTGACACTCTTCATGTTTCCATGAAGAGTGACGGCTCTATGGATCATCCTATTGGATGTAAAGATGGAACTCTGTCGATTGAGAAGAG AGTTCAGCAGGAAAGAACCCACTCCCCTtcacccagctgtgtctccatgaagagtgaccgctctatgggtCGTCCACCTGaatttaaagatggacgcccctccagagaacaTGACACTCTTCATGTTTCCATGAAGAGTGACGGCTCTATGGATCATCCTATTGGATGTAAAGATGGAACTCAGTCGATTGAGAAGAG aAGAGTTCAGCAGGAAAGAACCCACTCCCCTtcacccagctgtgtctccatgaagagtgaccgctctatgggtCGTCCACCTggctttaaagatggacgcccctccagagaagAGTG gcgacaccaggagaggtcaaagattaccagtgctcagtctctacagcagcatcaagcagagctgatcaag agggctgaggagaacgcacactATTTTCTAGACAATGAGCTGAAGAAACTCTGGAGGGATATTTTTCtacattacccacaatgctcagagagtccgagggaggaggaggaggtggaggaggtggagggtaagAACAAGGAACAGAGGAGGCtcgccatagagggagtggtggaaatcacaaagctctgcctgatggagatgaaccaggaggaacagGCCGACTCACTGTGGAGTG GAGTTGTTGCTGTCCAGTGCCAACACAAACTCAAGTCTCTTCTGAAGGAGAAGTTCAAGGGTGGGGTTGAGGGAATCGCTAAGGCAGGACAGCCAACAGGTCTGAATGAAATTTACACAGAGCTCTTTATCACTGAGAgcggcagtggagaggtcaacaaggaacatgaggtcagactgattgaaacagcttccaggaaatCTGTGAAGGAGGAAACTCCAATCagatgtgaagacatctttaagCCCCTACCTGGGCAAGATCAACCAATCCGGACAATAATTACAACAGGAATGGctggcattggtaaaaccgtcttaacacacaagttcaccctggactgggctgaaggcaaaaccaaccacgacatacacttcacatttctcttcactttcagagagctgaatttacttgaagggaaagagtttagcttggaggaacttcttcatcacttctATCTTGAAatcaaagaagcaggaatctgcagatacAACCGTTTTCAAGTTGTCTTAATATttgatggtctggatgagtgtcgacttcctctggacttccagaacaaccagaTCTTGACTGATGTCACAGAGCCGACCtcagtggacgtgctgctgacaaacctcatcaggggcgacctgcttccctccgcgCGCATATGGATAACagcacgccctgcggcagccaatacTATCCCTGCTATATTTGtcgacatggtgacagaggtgagagggttcaccgaCCAACAGAaagaggagtacttcaggaagagattcagagaggagacACTGGCTAACACCATCATCTCGCatgtcaagaaatcacgaagcctccacatcatgtgtcacatcccagtcttctgttggatcacgtctacagttctggaggacttcttcaAAGCATCCCAGATAGAAGAGATGCCCAATACCGTGACTCAGTTGTACATCCACTTCCTatgggttcagtccatacagggggacaggaagtatcatgggAGAGCAGAAACTAATCCAcactggagttcagagagcagggacATCATTGTTTCCCTGGGAAAattggcttttaaccagctggagaaaggccagCTGATCTTCTATGAGGAAGACCTGGCAGAATGTGGCATTGATATCAGGGCAGCCTCAgggtactcaggagtgttcacccagatctttaaagaggagtgtgggctgtaccaggacaaggtgttctgctttgtccatctgagcatccaggagtttctggctgccctttatgtatttctgtcctttatcaagaatggtgtcaatctgctctcagaagaaaAATTGACTCTGTGTGGGATGAAACCCAAGGTCCagctcctctaccagagtgccgtggacaaggccttacagagtgagaacggacacctggacttgttcctccgctttctcctgggtctctctctggagaccaatcagttGCTCCTCCGAGGTATGCTTAAGAAGACAAGAAGAAGCTCAAAGACCAATCAGAGAACAATCcattacatcaaggagaagataagtggagatctctctccagagagaagcatcaatctgttccactgtctgaatgagctgaacgacccATCTCTAGTGGAGGAAATCCAACAGTACCTGCAATCAGGAAGTATCTCCACCGAATCTCTCTtccctgctcagtggtcagctctggtcttcattttgctgtcatcagaagaggatctggacgtgtttgacctgaagaaatactctgcttcagaggatggtcttctgaggctgctgccagtggtcaaagcctccaaaacatcttt gctgaatggctgtcatctgtcagagagatgctgtaaaGCTCTGGcatcagttctcagctccaactcctgtggtctgagagagctggacctgagtaccaatgatctgcaggattcaggagtgaagctgctctctgctggactaaCGAGTCCACACTGTTCACTGGAAACTCTTAG gctgaatggctgtcatctgtcagagagatgctgtgaagctctggcgtcagttctcagctccaactcctttAGTCTGAGAAAgttggacctgagtaccaatgatctgcaggattcaggagtaaAGCTGCTcgctgctggactggggagtccaaaCTGCaaactggaaactctcag gttgtctggctgcctggtcacacaggaaggctgtgcttctctggcctcagctctgagctccaacccctcccatctgagagaactggacctgagctacaatcacccaggagaatTGGGAGCtacgctgctctctgctggactggaggatccacgctggaaactggacactctcag tgtggagcacggtggagtgtggaggctgaaaccagctctaaagaagt atgcctgtgaactcacactggaccaaaacacagcccacagacaactctctctgtctgaggacatcAGAAAGGGGACACGGGATGAAAAGGAACAGTCATATCCGGATCACCTACAAAGATTTGACTCCTGGAGACAGGTGTTGTCTAGAGAGagtctgactggccgctgttattGGGAGGTAGAGAAGGAAGGAAGTGTTactataggagtgacatacagaggaatcacaagaaGAGGATGGGGTAATGACAGCAGGCTTGGATGGAACCACATGTCCTGGAGCCTTGTTATGTATGATGGTGATGATTACATTGCCCGGTACAATGGTAGTAAAACAATCATACGTCTCCCCCCTGTTGACTCtaacagagtaggagtgtatctggaccggcctgctggcactCTATCCTTCTACACAGTGTCGCAAGAtgtaggagggtcctcagacacactgacacacatccatacCTTCCAGTCCACATTCACCCAGAAGGACCTCCTCTGTGGGTTTAGGTTATGGAGCGATTGTTcttcagtgtctctgtgtccgttgtag
- the LOC130376759 gene encoding NACHT, LRR and PYD domains-containing protein 12-like isoform X4, giving the protein MRRLIDILCKHVLLKTLLNMSGLQSTMDEQREEASPTSKTTLSGEHGHQIKAQSPEQQERTDSPGPSCVSMKSDRSMGRPPDAGKDGSPSREHDTLHVSMKSDGSMYHPIGCKDGTQSIEKRRVQQERTDSPSPSCVSMKSDRSMGRPPEFKDGRPSREHDTLHFSMKSDGSMDHPIGCKDGTQSIEKRVQQERTHSPSPSCVSMKSDRSMGRPPEFKDGRPSREHDTLHVSMKSDGSMDHPIGCKDGTLSIEKRRVQQERTHSPSPSCVSMKSDRSMGRPPEFKDGRPSREHDTLHVSMKSDGSMDHPIGCKDGTQSIEKRRVQQERTHSPSPSCVSMKSDRSMGRPPGFKDGRPSREEWRHQERSKITSAQSLQQHQAELIKRAEENAHYFLDNELKKLWRDIFLHYPQCSESPREEEEVEEVEGKNKEQRRLAIEGVVEITKLCLMEMNQEEQADSLWSGVVAVQCQHKLKSLLKEKFKGGVEGIAKAGQPTGLNEIYTELFITESGSGEVNKEHEVRLIETASRKSVKEETPIRCEDIFKPLPGQDQPIRTIITTGMAGIGKTVLTHKFTLDWAEGKTNHDIHFTFLFTFRELNLLEGKEFSLEELLHHFYLEIKEAGICRYNRFQVVLIFDGLDECRLPLDFQNNQILTDVTEPTSVDVLLTNLIRGDLLPSARIWITARPAAANTIPAIFVDMVTEVRGFTDQQKEEYFRKRFREETLANTIISHVKKSRSLHIMCHIPVFCWITSTVLEDFFKASQIEEMPNTVTQLYIHFLWVQSIQGDRKYHGRAETNPHWSSESRDIIVSLGKLAFNQLEKGQLIFYEEDLAECGIDIRAASGYSGVFTQIFKEECGLYQDKVFCFVHLSIQEFLAALYVFLSFIKNGVNLLSEEKLTLCGMKPKVQLLYQSAVDKALQSENGHLDLFLRFLLGLSLETNQLLLRGMLKKTRRSSKTNQRTIHYIKEKISGDLSPERSINLFHCLNELNDPSLVEEIQQYLQSGSISTESLFPAQWSALVFILLSSEEDLDVFDLKKYSASEDGLLRLLPVVKASKTSLLNGCHLSERCCKALASVLSSNSCGLRELDLSTNDLQDSGVKLLSAGLTSPHCSLETLRLNGCHLSERCCEALASVLSSNSFSLRKLDLSTNDLQDSGVKLLAAGLGSPNCKLETLRLSGCLVTQEGCASLASALSSNPSHLRELDLSYNHPGELGATLLSAGLEDPRWKLDTLSVEHGGVWRLKPALKKYACELTLDQNTAHRQLSLSEDIRKGTRDEKEQSYPDHLQRFDSWRQVLSRESLTGRCYWEVEKEGSVTIGVTYRGITRRGWGNDSRLGWNHMSWSLVMYDGDDYIARYNGSKTIIRLPPVDSNRVGVYLDRPAGTLSFYTVSQDVGGSSDTLTHIHTFQSTFTQKDLLCGFRLWSDCSSVSLCPL; this is encoded by the exons ATGAGAAGATTGATTGATATTTTATGCAAACATGTACTTCTAAAAACATTATTAAATATGTCAG gtctccagtctactatggatgaacagagagaggaggcgagTCCTACCTCTAAAACCACTCTCTCTGGGGAACATGGGCACCAGATCAAAGCtcagag cccagagcaacAGGAGAGaacagactcccctggacccagctgtgtctccatgaagagtgaccgctcaATGGGGCGTCCACCTGACGCTGGAAAAGATGGAAGCCCCTCCAGAGAACATGACACTCTTCATGTTTCCATGAAGAGTGACGGCTCTATGTATCATCCTATTGGATGTAAAGATGGAactcagtctattgagaagag AAGAGTTCAGCAGGAAAGAACCGACTCCCCTtcacccagctgtgtctccatgaagagtgaccgctctatgggtCGTCCACCTGaatttaaagatggacgcccctccagagaacaTGACACTCTTCATTTTTCCATGAAGAGTGATGGCTCTATGGATCATCCTATTGGATGTAAAGATGGAACtcagtctattgagaaaag AGTTCAGCAGGAAAGAACCCACTCCCCTtcacccagctgtgtctccatgaagagtgaccgctctatgggtCGTCCACCTGaatttaaagatggacgcccctccagagaacaTGACACTCTTCATGTTTCCATGAAGAGTGACGGCTCTATGGATCATCCTATTGGATGTAAAGATGGAACTCTGTCGATTGAGAAGAG aAGAGTTCAGCAGGAAAGAACCCACTCCCCTtcacccagctgtgtctccatgaagagtgaccgctctatgggtCGTCCACCTGaatttaaagatggacgcccctccagagaacaTGACACTCTTCATGTTTCCATGAAGAGTGACGGCTCTATGGATCATCCTATTGGATGTAAAGATGGAACTCAGTCGATTGAGAAGAG aAGAGTTCAGCAGGAAAGAACCCACTCCCCTtcacccagctgtgtctccatgaagagtgaccgctctatgggtCGTCCACCTggctttaaagatggacgcccctccagagaagAGTG gcgacaccaggagaggtcaaagattaccagtgctcagtctctacagcagcatcaagcagagctgatcaag agggctgaggagaacgcacactATTTTCTAGACAATGAGCTGAAGAAACTCTGGAGGGATATTTTTCtacattacccacaatgctcagagagtccgagggaggaggaggaggtggaggaggtggagggtaagAACAAGGAACAGAGGAGGCtcgccatagagggagtggtggaaatcacaaagctctgcctgatggagatgaaccaggaggaacagGCCGACTCACTGTGGAGTG GAGTTGTTGCTGTCCAGTGCCAACACAAACTCAAGTCTCTTCTGAAGGAGAAGTTCAAGGGTGGGGTTGAGGGAATCGCTAAGGCAGGACAGCCAACAGGTCTGAATGAAATTTACACAGAGCTCTTTATCACTGAGAgcggcagtggagaggtcaacaaggaacatgaggtcagactgattgaaacagcttccaggaaatCTGTGAAGGAGGAAACTCCAATCagatgtgaagacatctttaagCCCCTACCTGGGCAAGATCAACCAATCCGGACAATAATTACAACAGGAATGGctggcattggtaaaaccgtcttaacacacaagttcaccctggactgggctgaaggcaaaaccaaccacgacatacacttcacatttctcttcactttcagagagctgaatttacttgaagggaaagagtttagcttggaggaacttcttcatcacttctATCTTGAAatcaaagaagcaggaatctgcagatacAACCGTTTTCAAGTTGTCTTAATATttgatggtctggatgagtgtcgacttcctctggacttccagaacaaccagaTCTTGACTGATGTCACAGAGCCGACCtcagtggacgtgctgctgacaaacctcatcaggggcgacctgcttccctccgcgCGCATATGGATAACagcacgccctgcggcagccaatacTATCCCTGCTATATTTGtcgacatggtgacagaggtgagagggttcaccgaCCAACAGAaagaggagtacttcaggaagagattcagagaggagacACTGGCTAACACCATCATCTCGCatgtcaagaaatcacgaagcctccacatcatgtgtcacatcccagtcttctgttggatcacgtctacagttctggaggacttcttcaAAGCATCCCAGATAGAAGAGATGCCCAATACCGTGACTCAGTTGTACATCCACTTCCTatgggttcagtccatacagggggacaggaagtatcatgggAGAGCAGAAACTAATCCAcactggagttcagagagcagggacATCATTGTTTCCCTGGGAAAattggcttttaaccagctggagaaaggccagCTGATCTTCTATGAGGAAGACCTGGCAGAATGTGGCATTGATATCAGGGCAGCCTCAgggtactcaggagtgttcacccagatctttaaagaggagtgtgggctgtaccaggacaaggtgttctgctttgtccatctgagcatccaggagtttctggctgccctttatgtatttctgtcctttatcaagaatggtgtcaatctgctctcagaagaaaAATTGACTCTGTGTGGGATGAAACCCAAGGTCCagctcctctaccagagtgccgtggacaaggccttacagagtgagaacggacacctggacttgttcctccgctttctcctgggtctctctctggagaccaatcagttGCTCCTCCGAGGTATGCTTAAGAAGACAAGAAGAAGCTCAAAGACCAATCAGAGAACAATCcattacatcaaggagaagataagtggagatctctctccagagagaagcatcaatctgttccactgtctgaatgagctgaacgacccATCTCTAGTGGAGGAAATCCAACAGTACCTGCAATCAGGAAGTATCTCCACCGAATCTCTCTtccctgctcagtggtcagctctggtcttcattttgctgtcatcagaagaggatctggacgtgtttgacctgaagaaatactctgcttcagaggatggtcttctgaggctgctgccagtggtcaaagcctccaaaacatcttt gctgaatggctgtcatctgtcagagagatgctgtaaaGCTCTGGcatcagttctcagctccaactcctgtggtctgagagagctggacctgagtaccaatgatctgcaggattcaggagtgaagctgctctctgctggactaaCGAGTCCACACTGTTCACTGGAAACTCTTAG gctgaatggctgtcatctgtcagagagatgctgtgaagctctggcgtcagttctcagctccaactcctttAGTCTGAGAAAgttggacctgagtaccaatgatctgcaggattcaggagtaaAGCTGCTcgctgctggactggggagtccaaaCTGCaaactggaaactctcag gttgtctggctgcctggtcacacaggaaggctgtgcttctctggcctcagctctgagctccaacccctcccatctgagagaactggacctgagctacaatcacccaggagaatTGGGAGCtacgctgctctctgctggactggaggatccacgctggaaactggacactctcag tgtggagcacggtggagtgtggaggctgaaaccagctctaaagaagt atgcctgtgaactcacactggaccaaaacacagcccacagacaactctctctgtctgaggacatcAGAAAGGGGACACGGGATGAAAAGGAACAGTCATATCCGGATCACCTACAAAGATTTGACTCCTGGAGACAGGTGTTGTCTAGAGAGagtctgactggccgctgttattGGGAGGTAGAGAAGGAAGGAAGTGTTactataggagtgacatacagaggaatcacaagaaGAGGATGGGGTAATGACAGCAGGCTTGGATGGAACCACATGTCCTGGAGCCTTGTTATGTATGATGGTGATGATTACATTGCCCGGTACAATGGTAGTAAAACAATCATACGTCTCCCCCCTGTTGACTCtaacagagtaggagtgtatctggaccggcctgctggcactCTATCCTTCTACACAGTGTCGCAAGAtgtaggagggtcctcagacacactgacacacatccatacCTTCCAGTCCACATTCACCCAGAAGGACCTCCTCTGTGGGTTTAGGTTATGGAGCGATTGTTcttcagtgtctctgtgtccgttgtag